A genomic stretch from Fusarium musae strain F31 chromosome 9, whole genome shotgun sequence includes:
- a CDS encoding hypothetical protein (EggNog:ENOG41), which translates to MSLNGLDDPKVQEAHEAAVAEPGGWFLLKYASRDEVELLGRGSGGVVEVRNNVAGYEETSPLYGFLRYRRRNVVIKYLPEDCSRLIQARVAVHFNAVCDRFSPYDTIFEITEAKELKDTKLSAACSLHAASGSNSSSSSSLRRRRLMEIAEEEEEEQQHRATKRQSVAEDDEDGDIRPKTAKTSHDTVLPTETVMLNSELAASPEHTKFTDASTSELPNFVGADDRPVSPSQSEAQSRMSSQSGRPDLYSYSLYNYGKPKVKLGPRPSLDTNGRPRTASTYRPVSQMPSGFKLFGKGSKKEKNRDGPATAENTSVEDKDTVTEQDGLQIVHTELTRPATSSGVSIPGSPVLPMPPPAKPTISPEKARLMKAMKLREKKKANMVAEAAGAPSPPLESPRPSDDHSSTDRVEDHETQHETESDHPSISNADSGIGLDASSASMNNDQASDLAQTDSHPDSPVIASSEPEISTKASSLSESTDETLHPKNEDEHDSDEGEKVDNVEVSDTETSEEIAAAEELTPVIDSVPSKDDEKIENTTPEPLSDTGTSISALETTVSTTSSQPTTDHAPDALETTEVSANISKVDEPLSPTIDTSKILKSKFSTQDLKTEPTPASNSPNRSTRQNSPIIVTEKDEEEENNEELPETKQQKRKTNIEPIKTDFAEDKDRLSDDEDLMEELHSATLHEAKPMTVAKSPVTPVFPSPTKGERSPTIVRTVSNPVHGKLLVPGDVTTSSARSVSSGAAYLHKVAQQPNGPSLTRKSTVGSSISQRIKALEKLSAHTGENTLSPTPTPSSRERPSSAFFSVRRSREPTRSPSIADRASSFNRQNLRTPPSRSGSRDESPDRARKSHRQRSNSVASRLSKFEAHAQEHGGSPESISVTARIVRDPSQNAAKSLEPPKDPSEFSPVELKESPLLVDHQKASPVWTPAALELSKETILERRMSKEGRRSESKSRDKEDHSRRSSLSVVRDFINDRRRSLTSPSSDAGGAKGSQSPTRPPSIHQGKRLSISSRRSSISRDRDNVLSPTATTESSASGDEKSNSEKKKSRAGRFMRRLSSLSSSRGKTTPPTILSPTVHEEMAEPVRPATTAGPPSIVSFMGDVNVQFPDNLLWKRRNMCLDSQGFLILSALPAQSSRTAQGTKRYHMSDFRPPYIPDVEVQELPNSVVLDLVDGSSVQLACMDRSGQMGILDILQEAHARHATSFSL; encoded by the exons ATGTCGTTGAATGGCTTGGACGATCCAAAGGTTCAGGAAGCCCACGAGGCCGCTGTCGCCGAACCAGGAGGATG GTTCCTCCTCAAGTATGCGAGTCGCGATGAAGTCGAATTGTTAGGTCGCGGCTCCGGCGGCGTGGTCGAAGTGCGCAACAATGTCGCTGGATACGAGGAGACGAGCCCTCTCTACGGCTTCTTGAGATATCGAAGAAGGAACGTGGTAATCAAGTATCTGCCTGAAGATTGCTCTCGTCTTATCCAAG CGAGAGTAGCTGTTCACTTCAACGCCGTCTGCGACCGATTCTCACCCTACGATACCATTTTCGAAATCaccgaagccaaggaacTCAAGGATACGAAACTATCGGCCGCATGCTCCCTGCATGCCGCTTCAGGGTcaaattcatcatcttcaagctcgtTACGCCGAAGACGATTAATGGAGattgcggaggaggaggaagaggagcagcaACACCGCGCCACAAAACGCCAATCAGTTGCcgaggacgacgaagacggcGACATTCGACCTAAGACAGCCAAGACAAGCCATGACACTGTCTTGCCTACAGAGACAGTCATGCTAAACTCAGAGCTTGCCGCATCTCCAGAGCATACTAAATTCACTGACGCTTCAACATCTGAGCTACCCAACTTCGTTGGCGCTGATGACAGGCCcgtttctccttctcaatcaGAAGCACAGTCGCGAATGTCATCGCAATCTGGCCGACCCGACTTGTATTCCTATTCATTATACAACTACGGAAAGCCTAAAGTGAAGCTTGGACCGCGCCCCTCGCTTGATACAAACGGAAGACCACGCACTGCCAGCACGTATCGCCCCGTTTCTCAGATGCCTTCCGGCTTTAAATTGTTTGGTAAGGGCtccaagaaagagaagaatagGGACGGCCCCGCCACCGCCGAGAATACTTCTGTCGAGGACAAAGACACAGTGACCGAACAGGACGGACTACAAATTGTGCATACAGAACTCACGCGCCCCGCAACAAGCTCTGGAGTATCTATCCCTGGCTCCCCTGTTTTGCCTATGCCTCCACCCGCCAAACCGACCATTTCACCGGAAAAGGCGAGGTTAATGAAGGCTATGAAGCTccgagagaaaaagaaggcgAATATGGTAGCTGAGGCGGCGGGTGCTCCATCACCTCCTCTCGAATCCCCCAGACCTAGCGATGACCATTCATCTACAGACCGAGTAGAGGATCATGAAACTCAACACGAAACGGAATCCGACcacccatccatctcaaATGCCGACTCTGGTATTGGACTGGATGCGTCTTCCGCGTCCATGAATAATGATCAAGCTTCCGATCTTGCTCAGACCGATTCTCACCCTGATAGCCCAGTCATTGCATCTTCAGAACCGGAGATTTCCACCAAGGCATCTTCGCTTTCCGAATCAACAGACGAAACCCTGCACCCAAAGAACGAAGATGAACATGACTCGGACGAAGGCGAGAAAGTTGACAATGTCGAAGTCTCTGATACAGAAACAAGTGAAGAAATTGCTGCCGCTGAAGAGTTGACGCCAGTGATTGACTCCGTTCCAAGCAAGGACgatgagaagattgagaatACAACGCCAGAGCCTTTATCAGACACTGGTACCAGTATTTCAGCTCTTGAAACGACAGTCTCTACTACTAGCAGCCAGCCCACAACGGACCATGCTCCTGACGCATTGGAGACAACTGAGGTTTCGGCCAACATCAGCAAAGTGGACGAGCCGCTGTCCCCCACTATTGACACATCCAAGATCCTCAAATCGAAGTTCTCGACTCAGGATCTGAAGACGGAACCAACTCCCGCATCTAACTCCCCTAACCGAAGTACTCGCCAGAATAGTCCCATCATCGTAACAgaaaaggatgaggaggaggaaaacaACGAGGAGCTGCCCGAAACAAAGCAGCAAAAGCGCAAGACCAATATCGAGCCTATCAAAACGGACTTTGCCGAAGACAAGGACCGTCTatctgacgatgaggacttgATGGAAGAGCTGCATAGCGCAACTCTTCATGAGGCGAAACCGATGACTGTTGCTAAGAGCCCTGTCACTCCAGTTTTCCCTAGCCCAACAAAGGGCGAACGATCTCCGACCATCGTCCGCACCGTCTCGAACCCTGTCCACGGCAAGCTTCTTGTCCCTGGCGATGTCACCACAAGCTCGGCGCGATCTGTGAGCTCAGGAGCTGCTTACTTGCACAAGGTTGCCCAGCAGCCTAACGGACCCAGTCTGACTAGGAAATCTACTGTGGGATCAAGTATCTCGCAACGTATCAAAGCTCTTGAAAAGCTCTCAGCCCACACTGGTGAGAACACTCTCAGCCCTACACCTACTCCCTCAAGCCGAGAGAGGCCATCTTCGGCATTCTTCTCTGTGCGAAGAAGTCGTGAGCCAACTCGGTCTCCATCCATTGCCGATCGAGCTAGCTCTTTCAACCGCCAAAATCTGCGAACACCACCTTCACGATCTGGTTCTCGAGACGAGTCACCTGATAGAGCTAGAAAATCTCACAGGCAGCGCTCTAACTCTGTTGCCAGTCGCCTGTCTAAGTTCGAAGCACATGCGCAAGAGCACGGCGGCTCGCCTGAGTCGATCTCGGTCACTGCTAGAATAGTACGAGACCCGAGTCAGAACGCAGCCAAATCACTTGAACCACCAAAGGATCCATCAGAGTTCAGCCCAGTGGAACTTAAGGAGTCTCCTCTCCTGGTGGATCACCAGAAGGCTTCACCAGTATGGACCCCTGCAGCCCTTGAGCTTTCTAAGGAGACGATTCTTGAGCGCCGTATGTCTAAGGAAGGCCGCCGATCAGAGTCGAAGAGTCGGGATAAGGAAGACCACTCTCGGCGGTCTTCTCTAAGTGTCGTGAGAGACTTCATCAACGACCGCCGTAGGTCCCTCACTTCGCCATCGTCTGATGCAGGTGGTGCCAAGGGCTCACAGTCCCCCACCCGCCCTCCTTCAATTCACCAGGGCAAGCGGCTTTCAATCAGCAGCCGACGGTCATCCATCAGTCGCGACAGGGACAACGTGCTTTCCCCTACAGCTACTACTGAGAGCTCAGCCTCCGGTGACGAAAAGTCAAAcagtgagaagaagaagtcaaggGCTGGTCGATTCATGCGTCGTCTATCATCCCTTTCCAGTTCACGTGGTAAGACCACGCCACCTACTATCCTCTCGCCAACTGTGCACGAAGAGATGGCAGAGCCTGTTCGACCTGCGACTACTGCCGGCCCCCCATCCATCGTGTCCTTCATGGGTGATGTCAATGTGCAGTTCCCTGACAACCTTCTTTGGAAGCGACGTAACATGTGTCTGGACTCTCAGGGTTTCCTCATTTTGAGCGCTCTCCCGGCTCAGAGCAGCCGCACCGCTCAAGGCACGAAGCGCTACCACATGAGTGACTTCCGACCTCCCTACATCCCTGATGTCGAGGTTCAGGAGTTGCCCAACAGTGTTGTCCTAGACTTGGTTGACGGTAGTAGCGTGCAACTGGCGTGCATGGACCGTTCCGGACAGATGGGTATTCTTGACA TCCTTCAAGAGGCTCACGCCAGACACGCTACCTCATTCAGTCTGTGA